Sequence from the Microbacterium sp. AZCO genome:
AGTCGGGCGCCGACCGCCTGATCGGTCAGGGCGACGGGCTCTTCCTGCCGATGGGCGCCTCCAAGGCGCTGCGTGTGCAGGGGGCGTGGGTCAGCGAGCAGGAGATCGAGAAGGTCGTCGCGCACGTCACTCAGCAGGCGCGGCCCGAGTACCGCGACGACGTCGAGGCCGCAGCCGAGAAGAAGCAGATCGACGCCGACATCGGCGACGACCTCGAGCTGCTCCTCGCCGCGGCCGAGCAGATCATCTCGACGCAGTTCGGCTCGACCTCGATGCTCCAGCGCAAGCTGCGCGTCGGCTTCGCGAAGGCGGGACGTCTCATGGACCTCCTCGAGTCCCGCGAGATCGTCGGCCCCTCGGAGGGGTCGAAGGCTCGCGACGTCCTCGTGACGCCCGAGCAGCTGCCGCAGGTGCTCGCGCGGCTGCGCGGCGAGGATGTGCCGGATGCCGCGCCCGCCGCGCCCGCGAGCGATCCCGGGACTCTGGACTACGGGGCCGACCCCGTAGAGTCGCAGTACGAGGGGTATCCCGTGGTCGAGAGCGATGGCGACGAGGATGCCTGGGGTCTGACCGGACGGGACTGATCATGGCGATTCCGCGCCAGCTGCCGAACACCATCACGATCGTCCGCATCCTCTGCGCGCCGATCTTCCTCTGGATGCTGCTCGCCGACGGGGGAGCCGACGGCCCCCTGCGGTGGTGGGCCGCGGTGCTGTTCATCGTCGCGATCGCGACCGACGGGATCGACGGCTGGATCGCCCGCCGCAACGACATCGTCACGAACCTCGGGAAGCTGCTCGACCCGATCGCGGACAAGGTGCTCACCGGCTTCGCCTTCATCGGCCTGTCGATCCTCGGCGAGCTTCCGTGGTGGGTCACGGCCATCGTCCTCATCCGGGAGATCGGCATCACCGTCTACCGCTTCATGGTCGTGAGCGACCACGTGCTCGCCGCCGCGTGGATGGGCAAGCTCAAGACCCTCGCGCAGGGCGTGGCGCTCTCGCTCGCGCTGCTGCCCCTGTGGACGCTCGTGGGCGACTGGATCTGGTGGGTCAACGGCGTCACGATGACGATCGCGGTCGTCCTCACGATCACCAGCGGCATCGATGTCGTCGTGAGCGAGGTGCGCGCGGCCCGCGCCAAGAAGGAAGGACGCGCCGCGTGACGCTCCGATCCACCGCGGCCGGTCTTCCCGACGACGCCGAGGTCACCCTCCAGCGCGATCGGCGCACGGACGTCGAGCGGCTCCTGGATCGCCTGCGCGAGCTCGGCTGGACCATCGGCGTGGCCGAGTCGCTGACCGGCGGCCTCGTCGTCTCGACGCTCGTCGGCGTCCCCGGAGCATCCGCCGTCGTTCGGGGAGGCATCGTCGCGTACGCGACCGAGCTCAAGCACACGCTGCTCGGAGTGGATCCGACACTCCTCGACGCCCACGGGCCGGTCCACCCGCGCGTCGCGCGGCAGATGGCGGAGGGAGTGCGCCTTCGCCTCGGCCAGGACGACGAGCCCTGCGACGTGGGGATCTCGACGACCGGCATCGCCGGGCCGGACTCGCCCGACGGCCAGCCTGTCGGCACGGTGCACATCGGCGTCGCGACGCCCCTCGGCACGCGGGTCGACTCGCTCGAGCTCAGTGGAACGCGCGACGAGATCCGCGCGGAGACGGTGCGGCGGGCTGTCCGCACAGCCCTGGACGCTCTGTAGCCGGGAGACGGCTGTTCTGTGTCGGCGGCATGACGAGGGAATGCGGGAGGTTTCCACTCGGTTACATTCCGCGATTCCCACCCGTTACCCAGCGCGCGGGATTAGATTGGCCGTATTCGGTGTTGTACTGTTGTCCACCCGGATGACGGCGGAAAAGCAGAGGGGGGCCCGCAATGATCCTGGTTCGTCACGAGATCGGCGAAGTGCTGCGCGACCTCCGTCTGCAGAAGGGTCGCACGCTTCGCCAGGTCGCCAGCCGCGCGAGCGTGGCCCTCGGCTACCTCAGCGAGGTGGAGCGCGGCCAGAAGGAGGCCTCGAGCGAGATCCTCGCCTCGGTGGCCGATGCGCTCGACGTTCCCATCTCGACCATCATGCGCGAAGTCGGCGACCGCATCTCCGTGCTCGAGGGCCTGCAGACGTTCCCCGACGTCGTCCCCGACGACCTCGCTGGTCTCGACTCCGACTTCCAGCCCGAGCTCTCGCTCCGCTGATCTCCTCCGCTCTCCGTACCGATGCGCCGCAGTGAGTTCGAGCGTGCCGTCGCGGCCGAATTCGGTCCTCGCGCAAGCGCGCTGATGTCGGATCTGGTCCTCCCCACGCTGGGCGATCGCACGGCGAGGGAGGCGCTGGATGCCGGCATCCCGCCGCGCGAGATCTGGCTCGCACTGTGCGAGGAGACCGACGTGCCGCTCGACCGCCGGTACGGCGCGGGACGACTCGATCCGAAACGCCGCTGAGGCGGCACGCGGCTGAGGCGACACGCCGCGAGGTATCGAAGGAAAGTTCGATACAGGCGTAGTCTCCTGCACAGCAGGTGTCGAACTGCGGTTGTCCACCGCGACGGTCGATGCGACGACGAATGTCGGAGCCCCTCCCTAGCGTGGACCACGTCGAACGACACCTACGCCTTGTCGCAGCATCCATCCCACCGGGCCGGAGCGCGACAGCCTACAGGCGACGGAACGCGAGCAT
This genomic interval carries:
- the pgsA gene encoding CDP-diacylglycerol--glycerol-3-phosphate 3-phosphatidyltransferase, whose amino-acid sequence is MAIPRQLPNTITIVRILCAPIFLWMLLADGGADGPLRWWAAVLFIVAIATDGIDGWIARRNDIVTNLGKLLDPIADKVLTGFAFIGLSILGELPWWVTAIVLIREIGITVYRFMVVSDHVLAAAWMGKLKTLAQGVALSLALLPLWTLVGDWIWWVNGVTMTIAVVLTITSGIDVVVSEVRAARAKKEGRAA
- a CDS encoding CinA family protein, which codes for MDRLRELGWTIGVAESLTGGLVVSTLVGVPGASAVVRGGIVAYATELKHTLLGVDPTLLDAHGPVHPRVARQMAEGVRLRLGQDDEPCDVGISTTGIAGPDSPDGQPVGTVHIGVATPLGTRVDSLELSGTRDEIRAETVRRAVRTALDAL
- a CDS encoding helix-turn-helix transcriptional regulator, encoding MILVRHEIGEVLRDLRLQKGRTLRQVASRASVALGYLSEVERGQKEASSEILASVADALDVPISTIMREVGDRISVLEGLQTFPDVVPDDLAGLDSDFQPELSLR
- a CDS encoding DUF3046 domain-containing protein: MRRSEFERAVAAEFGPRASALMSDLVLPTLGDRTAREALDAGIPPREIWLALCEETDVPLDRRYGAGRLDPKRR